The sequence TTGCGACGAGGTAAAACTTCACGGAGTACCGTTCGCGGGCACTGCCGATCGGATCCATCCCACTCTCATACGGCGACTGCTTGATGCGATTGGGACGCTTCGGCCCCACGAGCTCGGCCGCCTTCAGCAGTGTGAGGGCGAGGCCGGTGGCAATCGCAATGGTGATGTACAGCGGGATGAAATCTCCAAACATGACTCGGAGCGGGCAGAAAACCAGGAAGGTCCATCGGATAATCGCACCCATCGTGCGCCCCGCCCAGTCAGGCAGG comes from Longibacter salinarum and encodes:
- a CDS encoding NADH-quinone oxidoreductase subunit A, translated to MFGDFIPLYITIAIATGLALTLLKAAELVGPKRPNRIKQSPYESGMDPIGSARERYSVKFYLVAMIFIVFDVEVVFMYPWAVSFHDFIAGGAALGVMIVVTIFAAILAIGLVYDIKKGGLDFEQ